A window from Vanessa cardui chromosome 21, ilVanCard2.1, whole genome shotgun sequence encodes these proteins:
- the LOC124538689 gene encoding uncharacterized protein LOC124538689 encodes MILRRLLASLIILEYAVEVWSHVEIEAEDYFFPLEPVINFCKMADQCQHDFVPICGQDSLGISRMFNDNCDLYEYNCDEKKQYRHVKVDVCKYEAAAAVRAEN; translated from the exons ATGATATTAAGAAGGCTTTTAGCTA GTTTAATTATCTTAGAGTATGCTGTAGAGGTTTGGAGCCATGTTGAAATTGAGGCGGAGGATTATTTCTTTCCCTTAGAACCT GttattaatttctgtaagatggCTGATCAATGTCAACACGATTTCGTGCCAATATGTGGACAGGATTCCTTGGGAATTTCTAGAATGTTCAATGACAACTGTGACCTATACGAATACAATTGCGATGAAAAGAAAC aatatcGTCACGTTAAAGTCGATGTATGCAAGTACGAAGCAGCTGCAGCTGTAAGAGCGGAGAATTAA